Proteins encoded within one genomic window of Formosa agariphila KMM 3901:
- a CDS encoding DUF6168 family protein — MIKRILIFTLCILLLFAVGFGLHSYLAPDGLTLELWQVYLYHAIASVIIYAALEAVASTVPNQAGYAYLVLMFLKLGLFMLIFNSTVFEEEQLSRVDKFGLVIPLFLFLTAEATAVAKLLNSK, encoded by the coding sequence ATGATTAAAAGAATTCTAATTTTTACACTATGCATACTTTTATTGTTTGCTGTTGGGTTTGGGTTGCATAGCTATTTAGCACCGGATGGATTAACATTAGAGTTATGGCAAGTGTATTTGTATCATGCTATAGCCTCAGTAATTATTTACGCAGCTCTAGAAGCGGTTGCTAGTACAGTGCCAAATCAGGCAGGTTATGCTTATTTAGTGCTTATGTTCCTTAAGTTAGGTTTGTTTATGCTTATTTTTAACAGTACTGTTTTTGAGGAAGAGCAACTCTCTCGAGTAGATAAATTTGGATTGGTAATACCACTATTTTTGTTTTTAACGGCCGAGGCAACAGCGGTTGCAAAACTGCTAAATAGCAAATAG